TCGTGCACGCGCTCGGCGCGCGGCGGCTCGTCGAATCGCTCCTCGCCGGAGACTCCGCCGACGCGCTCGCCGGCGCCGCGGCGGACGCGGGTGCCGAGATCGAGCCGGCCGTCGTCGCCCGTGCGCTCGGGCGCTGGCTGCCGCGCCTTGACCTGCCCGCGGCCGTGCGGTCGGTCGAGCAGGCGTCCCGGAGCGGCGCACGACTCGTGCTGCCCGGCGACGCCGAGTGGCCATCGGGGCTCGACGACCTCGGCCTGCACGCCCCGCCGGGTCTCTGGGTGCGCGGCACGCCCCAGGCACTGGCCGCGCTCGGTCGCTCGATCGCGCTCGTCGGCGCCCGTGCGGCGACCGGGTACGGCGAGCACGTCACGACCCAGGCCGCCGCGGGCCTCGCCGACCGCGGCTTCGCGATCGCCTCGGGCGCGGCGTACGGCATCGACGCCCGGGCGCACCGCGCGACGCTCTCGTCCGACGGCACGACGATCGCGTTCCTCGCCGGGGGCGTCGACCGCCCGTATCCGGCCGCGCACGACTCGTTGCTCGCCGACATCGCCGCCCGCGGGGCGGTCGCCTCCGAGGTGCCCTGCGGTGCTGCTCCGACCAAGTGGAGGTTCCTGCAACGCAACAGGCTCATCGCCGCGGCCGCAGGCGCGACAGTCGTGCTCGAGGCGGGCCGCCGCTCCGGCTCGCTGAACACCGCGGGCCACGCGGCTGCGCTCGGGCGTCCGCTCGGGGCAGTGCCCGGCCCGGTCACGAGTCCCGCCTCGGCCGGTTGCCACCGGCTGCTGCGCGAGTACGACGCGGTCTGCGTGTCGGATGCCGCCGAGATGGCCGAACTCGCCGGCGACGCGCCGAACGGATCGACCGCCCCGCCGGTGCTCGGCGAGCTGTCGCACGACGAGCTCCGCACGCTCGACGCCCTCGGCTCGCGCGCACTGCGCACCGTGGAGGAGCTCGTCCGGCGGTCCGGCCTCGGAGCGTCGCAGGTGCGCGCTGCCCTGCCCGGCTTGGAGGCCCTCGGGCTCGCCGTAGTTGAGCACGGTCGGTTCCGCCGTGCGTCGCACTCGTCATCACCGCGTCGCCGCGGTGCGTGACGGTGGTGTCTCTGGAGGTCGAGCCCGGGCGACACGCCGCTGATCGACAAACGTAGACGTGCGACGAGTCCTCTCGATAAGGTGAGGCATCCTCGGTACTGGTCGAGGTGCTGCGCCGACGGTGGTGCGTCGGCGCAGGAGACATCCGTGACGACGCCGAACCCGGAGGCGATCATCGTGACCGACGCATCAGCGAACCCAGAATCCCGCGGCGTGTCCCGCCGCACCGTGACGAAGGCCATGGCATGGAGCGTGCCCGCGGTCGCCGTCGCGGCATCCGTGCCGGCCTTCGCGGCATCCGGGCCGCCGCCGGTCGTGCTCGTCGGCGTCGCCTGCAAGCTTCCGGGTGCGAGCCTGTCGCGGTGCCCGCCCGAGATCGCGCAGGGCATCTTCGCGGGCGACTTCTCCAAGGCGTTCGCGCTGCCCGTGCAGGTGACGAACACGACGTCGAAGGCCATCGTCCTGAAGCCCAGCATCACCGTGACCAACGTGCGCGACGGCGACGGCAATCCCACCCTCGCGTTCAACGTGCAGGGCATCTACCCCGATTACTGCACGCCGATCCA
This portion of the Agromyces rhizosphaerae genome encodes:
- the dprA gene encoding DNA-processing protein DprA; translation: MSRAGALAAAAGRMPAVRGDDDPTIVLATATVMVIAEPGDGAAGALVHALGARRLVESLLAGDSADALAGAAADAGAEIEPAVVARALGRWLPRLDLPAAVRSVEQASRSGARLVLPGDAEWPSGLDDLGLHAPPGLWVRGTPQALAALGRSIALVGARAATGYGEHVTTQAAAGLADRGFAIASGAAYGIDARAHRATLSSDGTTIAFLAGGVDRPYPAAHDSLLADIAARGAVASEVPCGAAPTKWRFLQRNRLIAAAAGATVVLEAGRRSGSLNTAGHAAALGRPLGAVPGPVTSPASAGCHRLLREYDAVCVSDAAEMAELAGDAPNGSTAPPVLGELSHDELRTLDALGSRALRTVEELVRRSGLGASQVRAALPGLEALGLAVVEHGRFRRASHSSSPRRRGA